A stretch of Nilaparvata lugens isolate BPH chromosome 12, ASM1435652v1, whole genome shotgun sequence DNA encodes these proteins:
- the LOC120353914 gene encoding uncharacterized protein LOC120353914 has protein sequence MRCLPLLYFGISAIFQECYALIPGFYGGSRMIKEHLMQGKFLKSFPGQTCELIPNIGLPYPEYHAGDSHYATKLLSLNSYICADMKFAEPYYKTEAVHLYDNIDHHIFHPYKEPGVERSFGIQDNGFILGRAKYYDREEKPFNIYTGKYLKTSKGDGTLKPPRGHKQKHKLTFKHSDSSEASQDDSGSISQAKHKAPIKNAKVASRMVSDSESSESVEKSDRDRSISKSDDREVVQEANKPSMPGNQVLGAASGGALAGGRKKLEKGVVGAKNRGKDVVEGAKKVGDYMVKGAKKHGDDMVEGAKNLGTNMVKGAKKHGDDMVEGAKNLGKNMAKGAKKHGSDMVEGAKNLGNNMAKGAKKHGDDMVEGAKNLGNNMAKGAKKHGDDMVEGAKNLGSNMAKGAKKHGDDIVEGAKNLGSNMAKGAKKHGSDMLENVKERGKSVLEDARDRGKSMVDKGTSHAKGIIKDVKSRGGDLVEKGKSGAKGKMEDVKSRGEDLVGKGKSGAKGIIKDVKSRGEDLVEKGKSGAKRKMGDVKSRGEDLVEKGKSGAKGTMEDVKSHGGDLVEKGKSGAKGIMEDVKSRGEDLVEKGKSGAKGKMEDVKSRGEDLVEKGKSGAKGKMEDVESRGEDLVEKGKSGAKGKMEDVKSRGEDLVEEGKSGAKGIMEDVKSRGEDLVEKGKSGAKGKMEDVKSRGEDLVEKGKSGAKGIMEDVESAGKAVVDNSPVVGRKRKRRRKKHHQN, from the exons ATGAGGTGTTTACCTCTCCTATATTTTGGTATATCGGCTATATTCCAAGAATG CTATGCTTTGATTCCTGGTTTTTATGGTGGCAGCAGGATGATAAAGGAGCACTTGATGCAAGGGAAGTTCCTGAAATCATTTCCCGGACAAAC ctgTGAACTTATTCCAAATATAGGACTGCCGTATCCCGAATACCACGCTGGGGACTCTCACTATGCGACAAAACTGTTATCTCTCAATTCTTACATTTGTGCAGATATGAAGTTT GCAGAGCCCTACTATAAGACGGAAGCAGTGCATTTGTATGACAACATTGATCACCACATTTTTCACCCTTATAAGGAACCAGGTGTGGAACGGTCTTTCGGAATTCAAGATAACGGTTTCATATTGGGCCGGGCAAAATACTATGACAGAGAGGAGAAACCGTTTAATATTT ATACGGGAAAATACTTGAAAACATCCAAGGGCGACGGCACACTGAAACCACCCAGGGGCCACAAACAGAAGCACAAATTGACCTTCAAGCATTCTGACAGTTCTGAGGCATCGCAAGATGACAGTGGGTCCATTTCCCAAGCAAAGCACAAAGCTCCAATAAAGAATGCGAAGGTGGCTTCAAGGATGGTGTCTGATTCTGAAAGTTCTGAGTCAGTTGAGAAGTCGGATCGTGACAGAAGTATCTCCAAGAGTGATGACAGAGAAGTTGTCCAAGAAGCGAATAAACCTTCAATGCCAGGCAATCAGGTGCTTGGCGCTGCTTCAGGAGGAGCTCTGGCCGGGGGGAGGAAGAAGCTGGAAAAGGGAGTAGTTGGTGCTAAAAACCGCGGGAAAGATGTAGTGGAGGGGGCGAAAAAAGTTGGAGATTATATGGTGAAGGGGGCAAAAAAGCATGGTGATGATATGGTGGAAGGGGCAAAAAATCTAGGAACTAATATGGTGAAGGGGGCAAAAAAGCATGGTGATGATATGGTGGAAGGGGCAAAAAATCTAGGGAAGAATATGGCGAAGGGGGCAAAAAAGCATGGTAGTGATATGGTGGAAGGGGCAAAAAATCTAGGAAATAATATGGCAAAGGGGGCAAAAAAGCATGGTGATGATATGGTGGAAGGGGCAAAAAATCTAGGAAATAATATGGCGAAGGGGGCAAAAAAGCATGGTGATGATATGGTGGAAGGGGCGAAAAATCTAGGAAGTAATATGGCGAAGGGGGCAAAAAAGCATGGTGATGATATAGTGGAAGGGGCAAAAAATCTAGGAAGTAATATGGCGAAGGGGGCAAAAAAGCATGGAAGTGATATGTTggaaaatgtaaaagaacgtgGAAAGAGTGTGTTGGAAGATGCACGAGATCGTGGTAAGAGTATGGTAGATAAAGGTACGAGCCATGCAAAAGGAATAATAAAAGATGTGAAGAGCCGTGGAGGAGATTTAGTGGAAAAAGGGAAGAGTGGTGCAAAAGGAAAAATGGAAGATGTGAAGAGCCGTGGAGAAGATTTGGTAGGAAAAGGGAAGAGTGGTGCAAAAGGAATAATAAAAGATGTGAAGAGCCGTGGAGAAGATTTAGTGGAAAAAGGGAAGAGTGGTGCAAAAAGGAAAATGGGAGATGTGAAGAGCCGTGGAGAAGATTTGGTAGAAAAAGGGAAGAGTGGTGCAAAAGGAACAATGGAAGATGTGAAGAGCCATGGAGGAGATTTGGTGGAAAAAGGGAAGAGTGGTGCAAAAGGAATAATGGAAGATGTGAAGAGCCGTGGAGAAGATTTAGTGGAAAAAGGGAAGAGTGGTGCAAAAGGAAAAATGGAAGATGTGAAGAGCCGTGGAGAAGATTTGGTAGAAAAAGGGAAGAGTGGTGCAAAAGGAAAAATGGAAGATGTGGAGAGCCGTGGAGAAGATTTGGTAGAAAAAGGGAAGAGTGGTGCAAAAGGAAAAATGGAAGATGTGAAGAGCCGTGGAGAAGATTTGGTGGAAGAAGGGAAGAGTGGTGCAAAAGGAATAATGGAAGATGTGAAGAGCCGTGGAGAAGATTTAGTGGAAAAAGGGAAGAGTGGTGCAAAAGGAAAAATGGAAGATGTGAAGAGCCGTGGAGAAGATTTGGTAGAAAAAGGGAAGAGTGGTGCAAAAGGAATAATGGAAGATGTGGAGAGTGCAGGGAAGGCAGTAGTGGACAATTCACCTGTTGTtgggaggaagaggaagagaaggaggaagaaacaTCATCAAAATTGA